Part of the Syntrophales bacterium genome is shown below.
ATCGGTTTTGACAAGAACAGTGTTCCTCTCATTGAGGGCGGAAGCTTTGTCAAGGTTGGCGGGCAGAAACTTTCCTTTTTCATGACGGACGCTGCTGACCGTACCGGAGACGGGAACCCTGTTAACATGGACATTGAAGATACTCATGAAGATGCTGATTTTCTTTAAAGGACCACGGAGCAGATCATGTTCGGCGATATTTTCTACGCTTATCACCTTGCCGTCTGCGGGAGATATAACGGACTTAGCATTTTCGGGGGCTTTTCTACCCGGATTACGGAAGAACCAAATGACAAAAACGGTAACAAAAGACAGAAGGACCCCAGGGAAGAATGCCCCGCAGGAGAAGGCTATCACTGTAACAGCCCCCAGGGGTATAATGAAGGGAAGCCCCTCCAGGACAACAGGACTGTTATGATTCTTACGATATTTCACCTTTGGCCCCCTGCCCTGTTAAAAAGGATTCGAGGGTTCAAGGATTCGAGGATTCAAATGTTTGTTTTCTAAGGATTTAAGTAGTTTTTTAACATTTCACTTGAATCCTTGACCCCTTGAATCCTTATTCCACCCTTTTATATTGAATAAGTGCACTTGTCAATATTTCTCTTGTTTCTCTTCTGGTAGCCGCAACCTTTAGGTTGCGCCATTTCGCAGGCTAAAGGTTGCGGCTACAATTACGCCCCGAAGGGGCGGAGATACCGGGGCGTAAAGGTAACAGAATCAAGGATATCACCATCATTAAATTTTCTCCTCCCCAACATGCCTACCGCTGCCGCCCTGATAAATTGATGATGAGCGAAGGCAAGAAATGACCTCTCAGGCAATATCTCTTTTATGAGTTCCCTGTGTTTTACAGCCCCATCACCTACGAAGATAATATCCTCATCTTTGTCAAGATTTTCCAAAAACTTCCCGACATTGGCGATCATTTCCTCTCCTATTTTTTCCGGTATATCCTTCCGACCCATTTTGTAAATGGCCGTGTATACATGTTTTTTACCGGCGTCTAACATGGGGCAGATTGTCATTGACAAATAGACGAGGTTCAGGGCAAGGGCATCCAGAGTTGAGACGCCGACAACCGGTCTGCCCGTTGTTAGGGCAAGCCCTTTGACAGTACTTACACCGATTCTCAACCCGGTAAATAAGCCGGGTCCAATGGTACATACCAGAAGGTCCACCTTGCCCGGTGTTATGCCTGCCATTCTGGTAAGGTTTTCCATAGCCGGCAGCAATGTTGCACAATGATGTAAATTTAAGCTTATGAGGACCTCGGCGAGGACCATATCGTCGTCAAGGAGGGCAATACTGGCCGTTTTTGTAGAGGTATCAATGGCTAAGGTAAGCATCACTGTCTGGTGAATATTTTCCCAATGTTGTCGAACATCGTTATGTTTAATCTCTCTATATCTATAATAAAAACAAATAGCATCAAAATGATAAGGAGGGCAATGCCTATCTGTTGGGCCCTTTCTCTAAATTTGATGTTTACTTCCCTCCTTGCTATGATTTCAATGAGATAGAATAAAATATGTCCTCCATCAAGAACGGGGATGGGTAGAAGGTTGAGGATCGCGAGATTAACGCTCAACAGAGCCATAAACAGGACAAAGGGTAAGATTCCTTCCTTTGCCTGTGTTCCAGCAA
Proteins encoded:
- a CDS encoding phosphatidylserine decarboxylase family protein, coding for MKYRKNHNSPVVLEGLPFIIPLGAVTVIAFSCGAFFPGVLLSFVTVFVIWFFRNPGRKAPENAKSVISPADGKVISVENIAEHDLLRGPLKKISIFMSIFNVHVNRVPVSGTVSSVRHEKGKFLPANLDKASALNERNTVLVKTDEGKEILTVQIAGVIARRIICWLKEGMYAQKGERFGLIQFGSRLEVFLPSDTTISVKVGDKVKAGETPIGYLK
- the tsaB gene encoding tRNA (adenosine(37)-N6)-threonylcarbamoyltransferase complex dimerization subunit type 1 TsaB, encoding MLTLAIDTSTKTASIALLDDDMVLAEVLISLNLHHCATLLPAMENLTRMAGITPGKVDLLVCTIGPGLFTGLRIGVSTVKGLALTTGRPVVGVSTLDALALNLVYLSMTICPMLDAGKKHVYTAIYKMGRKDIPEKIGEEMIANVGKFLENLDKDEDIIFVGDGAVKHRELIKEILPERSFLAFAHHQFIRAAAVGMLGRRKFNDGDILDSVTFTPRYLRPFGA